In one Thermanaerovibrio velox DSM 12556 genomic region, the following are encoded:
- a CDS encoding DUF3798 domain-containing protein, giving the protein MRKRLLAVLAVAALAALLACPAFGAAKFHIGVVTGTVSQSEDDLRGAERLIKEYGDVAKGGMVKHLTYPDNFMSEMETTISQIVGLADDPLMKVIVVNQAIPGTTEAFRRVKEKRPDILCFAGEPHEDPGVIESAADLAINADNVARGYLIIAAAKKMGANAFVHISFPRHMSYELLSRRRNIMEAACKDLGLKFAFETAPDPTSDVGVAGAQQFILEKVPAWIKKYGKNAAFFCTNDAQTEPLLKQVAAYGGYFVEADLPSPLMGYPGAFGIDLSKEKGNWPAILKKVEAAVIKAGGKGRMGTWAYSYGYATTAALGEFGKRIVEKKAKLNDFKALMDCYAKFTPGAKWNGSYYVDMGTGVRKKNHVLVYQDTYVFGKGYLGMTSVKVPEKYFKIK; this is encoded by the coding sequence ATGCGAAAGCGGCTTCTTGCGGTTTTGGCGGTTGCGGCCCTCGCGGCGCTGCTGGCCTGTCCGGCCTTCGGGGCGGCCAAGTTCCACATCGGCGTTGTGACCGGCACGGTCTCCCAGTCGGAGGACGACCTTAGGGGGGCGGAGCGGCTCATCAAGGAGTATGGCGACGTGGCCAAGGGCGGTATGGTAAAGCACCTCACCTACCCGGACAACTTCATGTCCGAGATGGAGACCACCATATCCCAGATAGTGGGCCTTGCGGACGACCCCCTCATGAAGGTCATCGTGGTGAACCAGGCCATACCGGGCACCACCGAGGCCTTCCGGAGGGTGAAGGAGAAGCGGCCGGACATCCTGTGCTTCGCCGGTGAGCCCCACGAGGATCCCGGCGTTATCGAGTCCGCCGCGGACCTGGCGATCAACGCGGACAACGTGGCCAGGGGCTACCTCATCATAGCGGCGGCCAAGAAGATGGGGGCCAACGCGTTCGTTCACATCTCCTTCCCCCGGCACATGAGCTACGAGCTCCTCTCCAGGCGCCGCAACATCATGGAGGCGGCCTGCAAGGACCTGGGGCTCAAGTTCGCCTTCGAGACCGCCCCGGACCCCACCAGCGACGTGGGCGTGGCGGGGGCCCAGCAGTTCATCCTCGAGAAGGTGCCCGCGTGGATAAAGAAGTACGGCAAGAACGCCGCCTTCTTCTGCACCAACGACGCCCAGACGGAGCCCCTCTTGAAGCAGGTGGCGGCCTACGGCGGCTACTTCGTGGAGGCGGACCTTCCCTCTCCCCTCATGGGTTACCCCGGGGCCTTCGGCATAGACCTCTCCAAGGAGAAGGGCAACTGGCCCGCGATCCTCAAGAAGGTTGAGGCGGCGGTCATCAAGGCGGGCGGCAAGGGCCGCATGGGCACCTGGGCCTACAGCTACGGCTACGCCACCACCGCAGCGCTGGGTGAGTTCGGGAAGCGCATAGTGGAGAAGAAGGCGAAGCTCAACGACTTCAAAGCCCTCATGGACTGCTACGCCAAGTTCACCCCCGGCGCCAAGTGGAACGGCAGCTACTACGTGGACATGGGCACCGGGGTCAGGAAGAAGAACCACGTGCTGGTCTACCAGGACACCTACGTGTTCGGCAAGGGCTACCTGGGCATGACCTCCGTCAAGGTCCCGGAGAAGTACTTCAAGATAAAGTAG
- a CDS encoding type 1 glutamine amidotransferase domain-containing protein yields MDVRDLRRVMIFVEDLYEEMELWYPKYRLEEAGFEPVLAGPEARRTYQGKHGYPARSDASFYDLEERDFLGLIIPGGFAPDKLRRIPKVLDLTRKFMQARKLVAHICHGGWICASAEVVSGFRMTSTPGIKDDLVHAGALWVDEPVVVDRNMVSSRRPDDLPLFMGACLEVLESSILPF; encoded by the coding sequence GTGGACGTAAGGGATTTGAGGAGGGTCATGATCTTCGTGGAGGACCTGTACGAGGAGATGGAGCTTTGGTATCCCAAGTACCGGCTGGAGGAGGCGGGCTTTGAGCCGGTGCTGGCGGGGCCCGAGGCCCGGAGGACCTATCAGGGGAAGCACGGGTACCCCGCCAGGAGCGACGCGTCCTTCTACGACCTGGAGGAGCGGGACTTCCTGGGGCTCATAATCCCCGGGGGCTTCGCCCCGGACAAGCTGCGCCGGATCCCTAAGGTGCTGGATCTGACCAGGAAGTTCATGCAGGCCCGCAAGCTGGTGGCCCACATATGCCACGGGGGCTGGATATGCGCCTCCGCAGAGGTGGTGTCCGGCTTCAGGATGACATCCACGCCGGGCATAAAGGACGACCTGGTTCACGCCGGGGCCCTGTGGGTGGACGAGCCGGTGGTGGTGGACCGCAACATGGTCTCCAGCCGCCGCCCCGACGACCTGCCCCTGTTCATGGGGGCCTGCCTTGAGGTGTTGGAGTCCTCGATACTGCCGTTCTAG
- a CDS encoding DUF2156 domain-containing protein, protein MISYEPLELSMMDRYQELLALSPSVTADHLFPVLFGWHEALRYSLAFGDRMCWIRQELPRRLFLSPLGSLEDRDWEALLREAVGEQGEIVSVPEEVALLWQRAVPRRVRVEEDRDAFEYLHRAEDLAHLKGNRYMKKRNHVNRFARTFDYSYREMTPEDVPRLLAFQRRWCALRDCGSSFMLEGENRAVMRLLENYQRFPSLVGGYVEVSGSIVAYAMGEGVGDVLYVHFEKADPSYASAYQVINREFALHNLDRFKVINREEDMGDPGLREAKMSYLPMGFVKKYRVFWNANGF, encoded by the coding sequence ATGATCTCATACGAGCCGCTTGAGCTTTCAATGATGGATAGATACCAGGAGCTTCTGGCCCTTTCGCCTTCGGTGACGGCGGACCACCTCTTCCCGGTGCTGTTCGGATGGCACGAGGCCCTTAGGTACAGCCTGGCCTTTGGGGACCGCATGTGCTGGATAAGGCAGGAGCTGCCCCGGAGGCTCTTCCTGTCCCCCCTGGGGAGCCTGGAGGATCGGGACTGGGAGGCCCTTCTTCGGGAGGCGGTGGGGGAGCAGGGGGAGATAGTCTCGGTGCCCGAGGAGGTCGCCCTCTTGTGGCAGCGGGCCGTGCCCCGTCGTGTTAGGGTAGAGGAGGACCGGGACGCCTTTGAGTATCTGCACAGGGCGGAGGATCTGGCGCACCTCAAGGGCAACCGGTACATGAAGAAACGGAACCACGTGAACCGTTTCGCCCGAACGTTTGACTACTCCTACCGGGAGATGACTCCTGAGGACGTGCCGAGGCTCCTGGCCTTTCAGCGCCGGTGGTGTGCCCTCCGGGACTGCGGGAGCTCCTTCATGCTGGAAGGGGAGAACCGGGCGGTGATGAGGCTGCTCGAGAACTACCAGCGCTTCCCATCCCTGGTGGGGGGATACGTGGAGGTGTCGGGTTCCATCGTGGCCTACGCCATGGGAGAGGGGGTGGGGGACGTGCTTTACGTCCACTTCGAGAAGGCGGACCCCTCCTACGCCAGCGCTTACCAGGTGATAAACCGGGAGTTCGCCCTTCACAACCTGGACAGGTTCAAGGTCATTAACCGGGAGGAGGACATGGGGGATCCGGGGCTCCGGGAGGCAAAGATGTCGTACCTGCCCATGGGGTTCGTCAAGAAGTACCGGGTCTTTTGGAACGCCAACGGGTTCTAG